The following proteins are encoded in a genomic region of Primulina huaijiensis isolate GDHJ02 chromosome 3, ASM1229523v2, whole genome shotgun sequence:
- the LOC140974349 gene encoding phototropic-responsive NPH3 family protein NPY4-like gives MKFIKLGSKPDQFKTDGDNVRYVATELATDLVISVGDTKFYLHKFPLLSKSSRLQRLIYSRSDEFDNEIYIHDIPGGPGAFEICAKFCYGMIVTLNAYNVVATRCAAEYLEMYETIEKGNIIYKIDVFLTSTIFRSWKDSIIVLKTAQSFLPWSEELKIVSHCLDAIAIKASIDPSKVDWSYTYNRKKILSENGNDTQWNGVKKQPMIPNDWWVEDLCELQIDLYKRVITTIRANGRISADIIGESLKSYGLRRLPSFSKGTTQGGDLEKYKYLTETIIWLLPTEKSCVLCSFLLMLLEASIILECGETVRRELIQRIGQKLDEATVSDILWQSTTGETTLYSIDLVLEMVEQFVMQEHSAQNHSVKDDEFREMCVGFNSEASKIKVTNLVDGYLAEAAKDSSLSLSKFVELAEMVSTFPRSSHDGIYRAIDMYLKERSGLTKNEKKRICSLMDCSKLSADACAHAVQNERLPLRVVMQVLFFEQAKASGAGGCSSRALLPGTSYGSASSTTTNTSDDWDGNQTSEELKTLKGGLESLSLKGKGGGETDAKAHTEKVADKKAKKIFWRLWSNKDRKSVYSSSDTSESPGSTSVEETRSTPSITMMQSS, from the exons ATGAAGTTTATAAAGCTTGGATCCAAGCCCGACCAGTTTAAGACTGATGGGGATAATGTCAG ATATGTAGCGACAGAGTTGGCAACTGACTTGGTCATCAGCGTCGGGGATACTAAATTCTATCTCCACAAG TTTCCCCTTCTCTCGAAAAGTTCACGCCTTCAGAGGCTCATTTATAGTAGAAGTGATGAATTTGACAATGAAATTTACATCCATGATATTCCTGGTGGACCTGGTGCATTTGAAATCTGTGCAAAGTTCTGTTACGGCATGATAGTGACACTCAATGCATATAATGTGGTCGCAACACGATGTGCTGCTGAGTATCTTGAAATGTATGAAACCATTGAGAAAGGAAATATCATTTACAAGATCGACGTGTTTCTTACTTCTACCATTTTCCGTAGCTGGAAAGACTCGATCATTGTGCTTAAGACAGCGCAATCTTTTCTTCCTTGGTCCGAGGAACTGAAGATCGTTAGCCACTGCTTAGATGCAATTGCAATCAAAGCTTCTATAGATCCTTCAAAAGTCGACTGGTCATACACTTATAACCGTAAAAAGATTTTGTCTGAGAATGGAAATGACACACAGTGGAATGGTGTGAAAAAACAACCAATGATTCCGAATGATTGGTGGGTAGAAGACCTCTGTGAACTTCAAATCGATTTGTATAAGCGAGTTATAACTACAATAAGAGCAAATGGAAGAATTTCTGCAGACATTATTGGAGAATCGTTAAAATCATATGGTTTAAGAAGACTTCCAAGTTTTAGCAAAGGCACCACACAAGGAGGTGATCTCGAAAAGTACAAATATTTGACTGAAACCATTATATGGTTGCTGCCCACCGAAAAAAGTTGTGTCCTCTGTAGCTTTTTGCTCATGTTATTAGAAGCATCTATTATTTTGGAATGCGGAGAGACGGTAAGAAGGGAGCTCATTCAAAGAATTGGACAGAAACTCGATGAGGCAACCGTCAGTGATATTCTGTGGCAATCTACAACTGGTGAAACAACATTGTACAGCATAGATTTAGTACTGGAGATGGTTGAACAGTTTGTGATGCAAGAACATAGTGCGCAGAATCACTCTGTCAAAGATGACGAATTCCGGGAGATGTGTGTAGGGTTTAATTCGGAGGCTTCCAAGATTAAAGTGACCAACTTGGTTGATGGATACCTGGCTGAAGCTGCTAAAGATTCATCTTTGTCTTTATCCAAATTCGTCGAGCTAGCAGAAATGGTATCTACCTTTCCAAGATCGTCCCATGATGGAATATATCGCGCTATTGACATGTACCTCAAG GAACGCTCGGGGTTGACCAAGAACGAAAAAAAGAGAATTTGCTCCTTAATGGATTGCAGTAAGCTATCAGCCGATGCCTGTGCTCATGCCGTGCAAAACGAGAGGCTACCTTTACGAGTTGTCATGCAGGTACTTTTCTTTGAACAAGCCAAGGCATCTGGCGCTGGTGGTTGCTCTTCTAGAGCTTTACTCCCTGGTACATCATATGGCAGCGCGAGTTCCACAACAACCAACACCTCCGACGACTGGGATGGCAACCAGACATCTGAGGAACTGAAGACCTTAAAAGGGGGGCTCGAATCTTTGAGCTTAAAAGGCAAGGGAGGTGGTGAAACTGATGCCAAGGCGCACACAGAAAAAGTAGCTGATAAAAAAGCGAAAAAGATTTTCTGGAGACTCTGGTCGAACAAAGATAGAAAAAGCGTATACAGTAGCTCAGATACATCTGAGAGCCCCGGTTCTACCAGTGTGGAAGAAACAAGATCCACCCCTTCAATAACGATGATGCAATCCTCTTAA